In one window of Primulina tabacum isolate GXHZ01 chromosome 8, ASM2559414v2, whole genome shotgun sequence DNA:
- the LOC142553714 gene encoding cytokinin dehydrogenase 9-like — translation MSFMERSNILFTPNLSILLVFFCMVIKLSLCFPVIPSSLKIQGSFSFHGNEFAARDFGNRYHFLPSAVLFPKKVSDIASTVKHVLQMGPASGLTIAARGHGHSLQGQSQAPQGIVINMESLISGQEMQIHRGRFPFVDVSAGELWINILHECLKYGLAPKSWTDYLHLTVGGTLSNAGISGQAFRHGPQISNVYQLEVVTGKGEVVVCSAEKNADLFHGVLGGLGQFGIITRARIALEPAPKMVKWIRVLYSDFSTFSRDQENLISAENTFDYIEGLVIVNKTGLVNNWRSSFSPEEPEQASKFVSDGKTLFCLELTKNFDPEESDNINQEIKFLLSELNYIPSTLFVTEVSYTKFLDRVHSAELKLRSKGLWDLPHPWLNLLVPRSKINNFAEVVFGNMLTDTNNGPVLVYPVNKSKWDNKTSVVLPEEDIFYLVAFLPHAAENDGLQNFLSLNKRILDFCEAASLGVKQYLPFYTTQVEWRRHFGARWETFVQRKLAYDPFAILAPGQRVFQRSISIL, via the exons ATGTCTTTTATGGAACGAAGCAACATTCTTTTCACGCCAAATCTCTCGATTTTGTTGGTATTCTTCTGCATGGTGATCAAACTAAGCCTCTGTTTCCCCGTAATCCCTTCTTCATTAAAAATTCAGGGCAGTTTTAGCTTCCATGGAAACGAATTCGCCGCCCGAGATTTCGGCAACCGCTACCATTTCCTCCCGTCGGCGGTCCTTTTCCCTAAGAAAGTGTCCGACATCGCCTCGACTGTAAAACATGTTCTGCAGATGGGTCCGGCTTCGGGGCTTACGATCGCAGCTAGAGGACATGGCCATTCACTACAGGGCCAATCGCAGGCGCCGCAAGGAATTGTGATCAATATGGAATCATTAATAAGTGGGCAAGAAATGCAGATTCATAGAGGAAGATTCCCTTTTGTGGATGTCTCAGCTGGAGAATTGTGGATCAATATTCTGCACGAGTGCTTGAAATATGGATTGGCGCCCAAATCTTGGACGGATTACTTGCATCTAACAGTCGGTGGGACGTTGTCGAATGCCGGGATCAGCGGGCAGGCTTTTCGGCACGGTCCCCAGATCAGTAACGTGTACCAGCTTGAAGTTGTGACAG GAAAAGGGGAAGTAGTCGTTTGTTCCGCAGAGAAGAATGCCGACCTCTTTCATGGTGTCTTGGGGGGGCTCGGCCAGTTTGGAATTATAACTCGTGCTCGGATCGCTCTAGAGCCGGCACCGAAGATG GTGAAGTGGATTCGAGTACTTTATTCAGATTTTTCAACATTTTCTAGAGATCAGGAGAATTTGATATCCGCGGAAAACACATTTGATTACATAGAAGGCCTTGTGATCGTAAACAAGACGGGTCTCGTTAACAACTGGAGATCATCTTTCAGCCCAGAAGAGCCAGAGCAAGCCAGTAAATTTGTATCAGATGGAAAGACATTGTTTTGCCTGGAATTGactaaaaattttgaccctgaGGAGTCCGATAATATAAACCAG GAAATTAAGTTCTTGTTGTCTGAACTAAACTACATCCCTTCAACGCTCTTTGTCACAGAAGTCTCGTACACGAAATTCTTGGACCGGGTGCATTCGGCAGAATTAAAACTACGGTCGAAAGGATTATGGGATCTTCCTCATCCATGGCTCAATCTTCTTGTTCCAAGAAGCAAAATCAACAACTTTGCTGAGGTTGTCTTTGGGAACATGTTAACGGACACAAACAACGGCCCAGTCCTTGTCTACCCAGTGAACAAATCAAA GTGGGATAACAAAACCTCGGTTGTACTTCCAGAAGAGGACATTTTCTACTTGGTGGCCTTTCTTCCACATGCGGCGGAGAACGACGGCTTGCAGAACTTTTTGAGCCTGAACAAAAGAATTTTGGATTTCTGTGAAGCGGCCAGTTTAGGAGTGAAGCAATATTTACCTTTCTATACTACACAAGTGGAGTGGCGAAGGCATTTTGGTGCACGGTGGGAAACTTTTGTTCAGAGGAAATTAGCTTATGACCCGTTCGCTATACTTGCTCCAGGGCAAAGGGTTTTTCAGAGATCTATATCCATTTTATGA